The following DNA comes from Cellulophaga sp. HaHa_2_95.
CAATAGGGAAGCCTAAAGGTAATTGAGTCTTGTTATCCATGATAAAATACTCTTGCTCAAAACCAAACCAGAAATCATCATCTTCATCATCAATAGTTGCTCTACCGTTTGAAACGTGAGGAGTACCGTCAGGATTCATAACTTCAGTCATTACTAACCATCCGTTAATTCTCTCAGGATCTGGATATATTGCAACAGGTACTAACAAACAATCAGAAGACCCACCTACAGCTTGTCTTGTAGATGATCCGTCAAAAGACCAGTTACCAATTTCTTCTAATGTTCCTTTGAAATCCTCATGCTCTTCAACTTTTGTCTTGCTTCGCATGTTTTGAGTTGGAAAGTAACCATCTAACCAGATGTATTCTAATTTAATTTTGGCCATAATATTAACTAATTATAATTCTTTATAGATTGTAACAAAAGTATATTTTTTTAGCTTTACTTGTAATTTTTTAGGGGGTAAATGTATTAATAATCAATATAATTCTATAAGACCATATTTTTTTTGGGGTATTTTACAATAAATACATTTTTTAGCGCTTTAAATTATTAATTTGTTAATTTCGCAATCTGTATTAATATGATAATTACTATGTCTAAACTAAGATTTGATGCTATTTCTAAAAGCTATGAAAGACAGCGCATTACGATATCTGAAAATGGAAGACGTTCTGAGTTATTTGGAATAAATGTCTTCAATGAAGAGCGCATGCTTCAGTACTTAACCAAAGATGCCTTAGAGAGTGTTCGGAGTGCTATAATTTCAGGGTCTAAAATAGATCGAAAAATTGCAGATCAAGTAGCAGAGTCCATGAAGACTTGGGCTATTACAATGGGGGCAACCCATTATACGCATTGGTTTCAACCTTTAACGGGGGCAACGGCAGAAAAGCACGATGCCTTTTTTGATTTACTTCCTGATGGGCGTGCCTTGGAGAAATTTGGAGGCGGACAATTGGTGCAACAAGAACCAGACGCGTCTAGTTTCCCGAGTGGCGGAATCCGAAATACCTTTGAAGCTAGAGGGTATACTGCTTGGGACCCTACTTCTTCGGCTTTTGTTTATGGTACGACACTTTGTATACCTACTATTTTTGTTTCGTATACGGGTGAAGCTTTAGATAATAAAGCGCCACTATTAAGAGCATTAAATGCGGTAGATGAAGCTGCAACTGCAGTGGCTAAGTATTTTGATAAAAATGTTTCAAAAGTAAATGCTACTTTAGGATGGGAACAAGAATATTTTCTGCTAGATAAGGCATTAGCGGTGTCAAGACCAGATATTGTCATGACGGGGAGAACCTTAATAGGGAATCAGGCGGCTAAAGGGCAGCAATTAGACGATCATTATTTTGGAGTAATTCCGGATCGTGTATTGAGTTTTATGAGCGATTTGGAGAAAGAATGCACCAAACTAGGAATTCCGGTTAAAACAAGGCATAATGAGGTGGCGCCTAATCAGTTTGAATTGGCACCTGTTTTTGAGGAGGCTAATCTTGCGGTAGACCACAACTTACTCCTTATGGATGTAATGGATAAGATTGCTGACAAGCATAATTTTAAAGTGCTGTTTCATGAAAAGCCATTTGCAGGCATCAATGGGTCCGGGAAACATAATAACTGGTCTCTAGCAACAGATACCGGAGTAAACTTATTAAGCCCAGGATCTACTCCAATGAAGAACCTTCAGTTTTTAACATTTTTCATCAATACGATAAAAGCTGTAGATACTTATGAAGAGTTGTTGCGTGCATCAATTGCATCGGCAAGTAATGATCATCGATTGGGGGCAAATGAAGCGCCACCTGCTATATTTTCTATTTTTGTAGGAACACAACTGGGGAATGTTTTAGATGAATTAGAAGGGGTTTCTCAAGGAAAATTGTCTCCTGAAGAAAAAACGGAACTTAAACTAAATGTTGTTGGTAAAATTCCGGAAATATTATTAGATAATACAGATAGAAATAGAACTTCTCCTTTTGCATTTACAGGAAATAAATTTGAAATGCGCGGCGTAGGCTCAAAGAGCAATTGTGCTAAACCAATGACAGTTCTGAATACGATTGTTGCTAAACAACTTATAGATTTTAAGAAAGAGGTAGATGCTTTAATAGATAAGAAGAGTCTTAAGAAAGATGAGGCTGTTTTTAATATTTTAAGAGAATATATCAAAACGTCTAAGCGTATTCGTTTTGACGGTGATGGGTATAGCAGAGAGTGGGAGAAAGAAGCAGAACGCAGAAAATTAAGTAATAACAAAACAACACCGGCAGCACTTCAAGTTCTAACATCTAAAGCAAGTTTAGA
Coding sequences within:
- a CDS encoding glutamine synthetase III gives rise to the protein MSKLRFDAISKSYERQRITISENGRRSELFGINVFNEERMLQYLTKDALESVRSAIISGSKIDRKIADQVAESMKTWAITMGATHYTHWFQPLTGATAEKHDAFFDLLPDGRALEKFGGGQLVQQEPDASSFPSGGIRNTFEARGYTAWDPTSSAFVYGTTLCIPTIFVSYTGEALDNKAPLLRALNAVDEAATAVAKYFDKNVSKVNATLGWEQEYFLLDKALAVSRPDIVMTGRTLIGNQAAKGQQLDDHYFGVIPDRVLSFMSDLEKECTKLGIPVKTRHNEVAPNQFELAPVFEEANLAVDHNLLLMDVMDKIADKHNFKVLFHEKPFAGINGSGKHNNWSLATDTGVNLLSPGSTPMKNLQFLTFFINTIKAVDTYEELLRASIASASNDHRLGANEAPPAIFSIFVGTQLGNVLDELEGVSQGKLSPEEKTELKLNVVGKIPEILLDNTDRNRTSPFAFTGNKFEMRGVGSKSNCAKPMTVLNTIVAKQLIDFKKEVDALIDKKSLKKDEAVFNILREYIKTSKRIRFDGDGYSREWEKEAERRKLSNNKTTPAALQVLTSKASLDLFRTMKVMSEVEIAARKEVELETYIFQIQIEGRMYNELVYSYIIPAAIAYQNDLIKNVMGLKDIYGAAHKKLTDGQLSIIEQIAEHIVEVKKQSDLMTDARRSANRLKDINMKAFAYCDSVKPYFDKIRLHCDKLESIMDNNLWPLTKYRELLFQK